The proteins below come from a single Kitasatospora sp. NBC_00315 genomic window:
- a CDS encoding cellulose-binding protein — protein MSDSHSPHGFDLVRRGYERAQVDERITKLVADRDSALTRIGALEKRIEELHLETQSAQAAVTESEPSYAGLGARVEKILRLAEEEAADLRNEAHRAAEQHRELAEAASQQVRTEAENYAKDRKAKAEDEGLRIVDKAKSDSAQLRAEANKDAQTKREEADALFEDTRTKAAQAALEFETNLAKRREQSERDLAARQAKAEKRLAEIEHRAEQLRLEAEKLRTDAERRARQTVETAQRQSEDIVADANAKADRIRSESERELAALTNRRDSINAQLTNVREMLATLTGAAVAAATLPADDALGVPAQQSR, from the coding sequence ATGAGCGACAGTCACTCCCCTCACGGCTTCGACCTGGTGCGCCGTGGGTACGAGCGTGCCCAGGTCGACGAGCGGATCACCAAGCTGGTGGCCGACCGTGACAGCGCCCTGACCCGCATCGGTGCGCTGGAGAAGCGCATCGAGGAGCTCCACCTGGAGACCCAGAGCGCGCAGGCCGCGGTCACCGAGTCCGAGCCCTCGTACGCCGGGCTCGGCGCGCGGGTGGAGAAGATCCTCCGCCTCGCCGAGGAGGAGGCCGCCGACCTGCGCAACGAGGCGCACCGTGCGGCCGAGCAGCACCGCGAGCTGGCCGAGGCCGCCTCCCAGCAGGTGCGCACCGAGGCGGAGAACTACGCCAAGGACCGCAAGGCCAAGGCCGAGGACGAGGGTCTGCGGATCGTCGATAAGGCCAAGAGCGACAGCGCCCAGCTGCGCGCCGAGGCGAACAAGGACGCGCAGACCAAGCGCGAGGAGGCGGACGCCCTCTTCGAGGACACCCGCACCAAGGCCGCCCAGGCCGCGCTGGAGTTCGAGACCAACCTGGCCAAGCGCCGCGAGCAGTCCGAGCGCGACCTGGCCGCCCGTCAGGCCAAGGCCGAGAAGCGCCTCGCCGAGATCGAGCACCGGGCGGAGCAGCTGCGCCTGGAGGCCGAGAAGCTCCGCACCGACGCCGAGCGCCGCGCCCGCCAGACGGTCGAGACGGCCCAGCGCCAGTCCGAGGACATCGTGGCCGACGCGAACGCCAAGGCCGACCGGATCCGCAGCGAGTCCGAGCGCGAGCTGGCGGCGCTCACCAACCGCCGCGACAGCATCAACGCGCAGCTGACCAACGTGCGCGAGATGCTCGCCACGCTGACCGGCGCGGCCGTGGCCGCCGCCACGCTGCCGGCCGACGACGCCCTGGGCGTGCCGGCCCAGCAGTCGCGCTGA
- a CDS encoding esterase-like activity of phytase family protein, which translates to MRISRLLPLAAAAAVALAPTAAGAATAAPVHDGTWTYRDPAPLGGGTGLSLGGFSDLFPADDSGNVFWTVTDRGPNADAPADTDKIFLKPDYTPQIMKIKLRKDGSVDILKQIPLQVPQGRRDPVTGTRFLTGLPPAALTAERPVDTAGNVLPNDPYGLDSEGLVRAHDGSFWVSSEYGSSILHFSARGVLQSVLVPAGSAFEAPGAEVLKILPAVEARQKNNKGLEGLTVSADGRTLYAAQQTALANPDSKTAKKSRVQRIFRIDIGHRTPAVTGEFANVREADSATDGGWSTSAITWLGPDRLLVEERDANRPTAFTKLFEVDLRGATDLLGGVWDDPATTPSLELAPADTDGVVPGAKRLVFDAAAAGLANGKVEGVALRPAGHGAAELFLVNDNDFGVDGYANGAVVPNNAATRVDRYTLPAGTVSFGR; encoded by the coding sequence ATGCGAATCTCGCGCCTCCTCCCCCTCGCCGCCGCCGCGGCCGTCGCACTGGCCCCGACCGCGGCCGGCGCGGCCACCGCCGCCCCCGTCCACGACGGCACCTGGACGTACCGCGACCCGGCCCCGCTCGGCGGCGGCACCGGCCTCTCGCTCGGCGGCTTCAGCGACCTCTTCCCGGCCGACGACTCCGGCAACGTGTTCTGGACGGTCACCGACCGCGGTCCGAACGCCGACGCGCCCGCCGACACCGACAAGATCTTCCTGAAGCCCGACTACACGCCGCAGATCATGAAGATCAAGCTGCGCAAGGACGGCTCGGTCGACATCCTCAAGCAGATCCCGCTGCAGGTCCCCCAGGGCCGCAGGGACCCGGTCACCGGGACCCGCTTCCTGACCGGCCTGCCGCCCGCCGCGCTGACCGCCGAACGCCCGGTGGACACCGCCGGCAACGTGCTCCCCAACGATCCCTACGGTCTGGACAGCGAGGGCCTCGTACGGGCCCACGACGGCTCGTTCTGGGTCAGCAGCGAGTACGGCTCCTCGATCCTGCACTTCTCCGCGCGCGGTGTGCTGCAGAGCGTCCTGGTGCCGGCCGGCTCGGCCTTCGAGGCGCCGGGCGCCGAGGTGCTGAAGATCCTTCCGGCCGTCGAGGCCAGGCAGAAGAACAACAAGGGCCTGGAGGGCCTGACCGTCTCGGCCGACGGCCGGACGCTCTACGCCGCCCAGCAGACCGCGCTCGCCAACCCGGACTCCAAGACCGCGAAGAAGTCCCGGGTGCAGCGGATCTTCCGGATCGACATCGGCCACCGCACCCCGGCCGTCACCGGCGAGTTCGCCAACGTCCGGGAGGCCGACAGCGCCACCGACGGTGGCTGGAGCACCTCGGCGATCACCTGGCTGGGTCCGGACCGCCTGCTGGTGGAGGAGCGCGACGCCAACCGCCCGACCGCCTTCACCAAGCTGTTCGAGGTCGACCTGCGGGGAGCCACCGACCTGCTCGGCGGTGTCTGGGACGACCCGGCGACGACGCCCTCGCTGGAGCTCGCCCCGGCGGACACCGACGGCGTGGTGCCGGGTGCCAAGCGGCTGGTCTTCGACGCCGCCGCGGCGGGCCTGGCCAACGGCAAGGTGGAGGGTGTGGCACTGCGCCCGGCCGGTCACGGCGCCGCCGAGCTGTTCCTGGTGAACGACAACGACTTCGGCGTCGACGGCTACGCGAACGGCGCGGTCGTCCCCAACAACGCCGCCACCCGGGTCGACCGGTACACGCTGCCGGCCGGCACGGTGTCGTTCGGCCGCTGA
- a CDS encoding alpha/beta fold hydrolase, with product MNRLPTAPAVRESGTGTPLVLLHAFPLAASMWSAQLDGLPGSGGGDARVLAPDQRGFGGTGLGDDDPSLDLVADDVALLLDAAGIDRAVVGGLSMGGYVALAFARRHPERLAGLLLADTKATADTDAARANRERIATVVLARDSVRLLADERMEDSLLGPDSGHLAERVRGMIAESAPKAVAWAQRAMAARGDTLDVLPGLAVPAAVVVGAQDRVTPLAEAELMAGALRDAELTVIPGAGHLSAIEAPGAFNAAVRALLARVDGAAR from the coding sequence ATGAACCGGCTTCCCACCGCCCCGGCCGTCCGTGAGAGCGGCACCGGCACCCCGCTCGTCCTGCTGCACGCCTTCCCGCTGGCCGCCTCGATGTGGAGCGCCCAATTGGACGGCCTACCCGGATCCGGCGGCGGCGACGCCCGCGTGCTGGCACCCGATCAGCGCGGCTTCGGCGGGACCGGGCTGGGCGACGACGATCCCTCGCTGGACCTCGTCGCGGACGACGTCGCGCTGCTGCTCGACGCCGCCGGGATCGACCGGGCCGTGGTCGGCGGCCTCTCCATGGGCGGGTACGTGGCGCTGGCCTTCGCCCGGCGCCACCCGGAGCGGCTCGCCGGGCTGCTGCTGGCCGACACCAAGGCCACCGCCGACACCGACGCCGCCCGCGCCAACCGCGAGCGGATCGCCACCGTCGTGCTGGCCCGCGACAGCGTCAGGCTGCTGGCCGACGAACGGATGGAGGACTCACTGCTCGGCCCGGACTCGGGCCACCTCGCCGAGCGGGTCAGGGGGATGATCGCCGAGTCCGCGCCGAAGGCCGTCGCCTGGGCCCAGCGGGCGATGGCGGCCCGCGGCGACACCCTCGACGTGCTGCCCGGCCTGGCCGTCCCGGCGGCCGTCGTGGTCGGCGCGCAGGACCGCGTCACCCCGCTCGCCGAGGCCGAGCTGATGGCCGGCGCCCTGCGGGACGCCGAACTGACCGTCATCCCGGGCGCGGGCCACCTCAGTGCGATCGAGGCTCCGGGGGCCTTCAACGCCGCGGTGCGCGCGCTGCTGGCCCGGGTGGACGGGGCGGCCCGATGA
- a CDS encoding ABC transporter ATP-binding protein: protein MIELHELTKRYGDTLAVDRLSFRVPEGVVTGFLGPNGAGKSTTMRMILDLDRPTSGTVTLDGKRYGQLSEPLKYIGALLEAKAVHPGRTARDHLLWLAQSNRIPTSRVGEVLDLVGLTSVARKRSRGFSLGMGQRLGIACALLGDPEIVMFDEPVNGLDPEGILWIRNLMKRLASEGRTVFVSSHLMSEMAVTADHLVVIGRGRLLANLSMPEFIRQNSRTAVRLRTPHPERLLDALAGAGLRAEGGPEGSYEVVDGDLAELGELAAAAGVTLHELSPQQASLETAFMQMTADSVEYHAGGTGPARAVGPTDAAGAAGSWGAGWQGAQQSPAAGAGRPAAAPKERN from the coding sequence ATGATCGAGCTGCACGAGCTGACAAAACGCTACGGCGACACCCTCGCCGTCGACCGGCTGAGCTTCCGGGTACCCGAGGGCGTGGTGACCGGCTTCCTCGGCCCCAACGGCGCCGGCAAGTCCACCACCATGCGGATGATCCTCGACCTCGACCGGCCCACCAGCGGCACGGTCACCCTCGACGGCAAGCGGTACGGCCAGCTCAGCGAACCGCTGAAGTACATCGGCGCGCTGCTGGAGGCCAAGGCCGTCCACCCCGGGCGCACCGCCCGCGACCACCTGCTCTGGCTGGCCCAGAGCAACCGCATCCCGACGTCCCGGGTCGGCGAGGTGCTGGACCTGGTCGGCCTCACCTCGGTCGCCCGCAAGCGCTCGCGCGGCTTCTCGCTCGGGATGGGCCAGCGTCTGGGCATCGCCTGCGCACTGCTCGGCGACCCCGAGATCGTGATGTTCGACGAACCCGTCAACGGGCTGGACCCGGAGGGCATCCTCTGGATCCGCAACCTGATGAAGCGCCTCGCCTCCGAGGGCCGCACGGTCTTCGTCTCCTCGCACCTGATGAGCGAGATGGCGGTGACCGCCGACCACCTGGTGGTGATCGGCCGGGGCCGGCTGCTGGCCAACCTCTCGATGCCCGAGTTCATCAGGCAGAACTCCCGTACCGCCGTACGCCTGCGCACCCCGCACCCCGAGCGGCTGCTGGACGCGCTCGCCGGCGCCGGACTGCGCGCCGAGGGCGGGCCCGAGGGCTCCTACGAAGTGGTGGACGGCGACCTCGCCGAGCTCGGCGAGCTGGCCGCCGCGGCCGGCGTCACGCTGCACGAACTGAGCCCCCAGCAGGCCTCGCTGGAGACCGCGTTCATGCAGATGACCGCCGACTCGGTGGAGTACCACGCGGGCGGCACCGGGCCCGCCCGGGCGGTGGGCCCGACCGACGCGGCCGGCGCGGCGGGCAGCTGGGGCGCCGGCTGGCAGGGAGCACAGCAGTCACCGGCGGCCGGGGCGGGACGCCCGGCCGCGGCGCCGAAGGAGAGGAACTGA
- a CDS encoding ABC transporter permease subunit, which produces MASFPAILNSEWTKIRSVRSTVWTLALTFVVTVGLGALLSLLTNNNFQDFTRNDSTPFDATGTAFSGIMLGELAIIVFGVLAVGNEYSTGMIRVTLAAVPQRGTLLAGKAVVLGALAFLVALVTAFVTFFLGQALLGDHSTDLGQPHVLRAVFGAALYLTMICLFSAGVTAMLHNQTLALGVLVPFFFLLSPILSAVPKVKTLAHYFPDYAGSRMLLVYEQSGQPYGPWAGLLICLGWTLAALAGGALVLKSRDA; this is translated from the coding sequence ATGGCGTCCTTCCCCGCGATCCTGAACTCCGAGTGGACGAAGATCCGCAGTGTCCGCTCCACGGTCTGGACACTGGCCCTGACCTTCGTGGTGACCGTCGGCCTCGGCGCCCTGCTGTCGCTGCTGACCAACAACAACTTCCAGGACTTCACCCGCAACGACAGCACACCCTTCGACGCCACCGGGACCGCCTTCTCCGGCATCATGCTCGGCGAACTGGCCATCATCGTCTTCGGGGTGCTGGCGGTCGGCAACGAGTACAGCACCGGCATGATCCGGGTCACCCTGGCCGCCGTGCCGCAGCGCGGGACGCTGCTCGCCGGCAAGGCCGTGGTGCTCGGCGCACTGGCGTTCCTGGTGGCGCTCGTCACCGCCTTCGTCACGTTCTTCCTCGGCCAGGCGCTGCTCGGCGACCACTCCACCGACCTGGGCCAGCCGCACGTGCTGCGCGCGGTGTTCGGCGCCGCGCTCTACCTGACGATGATCTGTCTCTTCTCGGCCGGCGTCACGGCGATGCTGCACAACCAGACGCTGGCGCTCGGCGTGCTGGTGCCGTTCTTCTTCCTGCTCTCGCCGATCCTCTCGGCGGTGCCGAAGGTCAAGACGCTGGCGCACTACTTCCCCGACTACGCGGGCTCCCGGATGCTGCTGGTGTACGAGCAGAGCGGCCAGCCGTACGGGCCGTGGGCGGGGCTGCTCATCTGCCTGGGCTGGACGCTGGCCGCGCTGGCCGGCGGAGCACTGGTGCTCAAGAGCCGGGACGCCTGA
- a CDS encoding ATP/GTP-binding protein, whose product MSPRRNRISNPDREEPGPSPFGGSLRRTETYRGEEWVVQTVAGTAGRHYRCPGCDQEIPPGVGHVVAWPEFGAGVDDRRHWHRACWGARERRTSNIQRGRGAPRH is encoded by the coding sequence GTGTCTCCCCGCCGCAACCGGATCAGCAACCCCGACCGCGAGGAGCCCGGCCCGTCGCCGTTCGGCGGCTCGCTGCGGCGCACCGAGACCTACCGGGGCGAGGAGTGGGTGGTGCAGACCGTGGCGGGCACGGCCGGGCGCCACTACCGCTGCCCGGGGTGCGACCAGGAGATCCCGCCCGGCGTCGGCCACGTGGTGGCCTGGCCGGAGTTCGGCGCCGGGGTGGACGACCGGCGGCACTGGCACCGCGCCTGCTGGGGAGCGCGCGAACGGCGCACCTCCAACATCCAGCGCGGGCGCGGCGCCCCCCGCCACTGA
- a CDS encoding LLM class flavin-dependent oxidoreductase, which yields MRVGAFLLSAQFPGQTHAEVLDRTVGATTAAERAGLDSVWLAEHHFVPYGVCPDAATLAALLLGRTRRIGVGTAVSVLSTAHPVALGEQAALLHLTSGGRFTLGVGRGGPWIDLTVFGSGLPAYEQGFAERLDLLLRWLRDARVGANGPQFAFPEVAVVPRAGEPARPPELSSWLGLEPGAPRPPHRLPRQRGDAPAGRGPAGPPVVVACTSPGGVRLAAERGLPMLLGMHSGDEDKQQMLELYRTAWRAGGRGEEQLARVEAEHVAAGVAQVEDGTATARATLLRSMPGWFEYGLGAHRTVDGRERRMRDPHEYTALLCDLHAVGTPRQCADKLLATAERTGIRRFALLAEGSGDREATLHNIARLGSEVLPQLS from the coding sequence ATCCGGGTCGGCGCCTTCCTGCTGTCCGCGCAGTTCCCCGGCCAGACCCACGCCGAGGTACTGGATCGCACCGTCGGCGCCACCACGGCGGCCGAACGGGCCGGGCTGGACAGCGTCTGGCTGGCGGAGCACCACTTCGTGCCGTACGGGGTCTGCCCCGACGCCGCGACGCTCGCCGCCCTGCTGCTCGGCCGGACCCGGCGGATCGGCGTCGGGACGGCGGTGAGCGTGCTGTCGACGGCCCACCCGGTGGCCCTCGGGGAGCAGGCCGCGCTGCTGCACCTCACCTCCGGCGGGCGCTTCACGCTGGGGGTCGGGCGCGGCGGCCCCTGGATCGACCTCACCGTCTTCGGCAGCGGCCTGCCGGCCTACGAGCAGGGCTTCGCCGAGCGGCTGGACCTGCTGCTGCGCTGGCTGCGCGACGCCCGGGTGGGTGCGAACGGACCGCAGTTCGCCTTTCCCGAGGTGGCCGTGGTGCCGCGGGCGGGCGAGCCGGCCCGGCCGCCCGAGCTCTCCTCCTGGCTGGGCCTGGAGCCCGGCGCGCCCCGGCCCCCGCACCGGCTCCCCCGCCAGCGGGGTGACGCCCCGGCCGGCCGGGGCCCGGCCGGCCCGCCGGTCGTGGTCGCCTGCACCTCGCCGGGCGGCGTGCGGCTGGCCGCCGAGCGCGGCCTGCCGATGCTGCTCGGCATGCACTCCGGGGACGAGGACAAGCAGCAGATGCTGGAGCTCTACCGCACCGCCTGGCGCGCCGGCGGCCGCGGCGAGGAGCAGCTCGCCCGGGTCGAGGCGGAGCACGTCGCGGCGGGCGTCGCCCAGGTCGAGGACGGTACGGCGACGGCGCGGGCGACGCTGCTGCGCTCGATGCCCGGCTGGTTCGAGTACGGGCTCGGCGCGCACCGTACGGTGGACGGCCGCGAGCGCCGGATGCGCGACCCGCACGAGTACACGGCGCTGCTCTGCGACCTCCACGCGGTGGGCACACCCCGCCAATGCGCCGACAAGCTGCTCGCCACGGCCGAGCGCACCGGCATCCGCCGCTTCGCGCTGCTGGCCGAGGGCAGCGGCGACCGGGAGGCGACCCTGCACAACATCGCCCGGCTGGGCTCCGAGGTGCTGCCGCAGCTGTCCTGA
- a CDS encoding SCO5389 family protein, producing the protein MSLDVSPALLEKAERGEVDEREFVDCVRVSLPYAWELISSLVAQLKVDGTDFADNHVPPPSEQARGQLLRALASDAIRGALQRHFGVQLAFQNCHRVAVFAPSDNNVARYQRFTSVREQLLNQSEELRDC; encoded by the coding sequence ATGTCGCTCGACGTCTCACCGGCCCTCCTGGAGAAGGCCGAGCGGGGCGAGGTCGACGAGCGGGAATTCGTCGACTGCGTCCGCGTCTCCCTGCCGTACGCCTGGGAGCTGATCAGCTCGCTGGTCGCCCAGTTGAAGGTCGACGGCACCGACTTCGCCGACAACCACGTTCCGCCGCCCAGCGAGCAGGCCCGCGGCCAGCTGCTGCGCGCCCTGGCCAGTGACGCGATCCGGGGGGCCCTGCAGCGGCACTTCGGCGTCCAGCTGGCCTTCCAGAACTGCCACCGGGTCGCGGTGTTCGCGCCGTCGGACAACAACGTGGCCCGCTACCAGCGCTTCACGTCCGTCCGGGAGCAGCTGCTCAACCAGTCCGAGGAACTGCGCGACTGCTGA
- a CDS encoding glycosyltransferase 87 family protein, translating to MALISLVVFAVLRHFQQVSMVDMLVYRAEGAAVVTGGDLYAMRLPGWDLPATYPPFAAMLFVPSTWFEISTLRMLVMLVNIALLALLAHLSFRLAGWPERRLRPAAVLLVTGFGVWLEPVYTTLQYGQVNLGIACLVLWDLTRPDSSRAKGMGIGLAAAIKITPGLFAVYLLLTGRIRAAVVSGAAFLAATLIGALALPGASYDFWTRYLWDSRRVGVVELVDNQSVRGAVARLLSTNNPGAAGLAAGAVVGLLGLTVAVAAGRSERVLRRAEAWGTVCTALTALLISPISWTHHWVWCVPLLVLLAAEAQDRPRRLLLGLSLAVFLSYAMWLVPHSWGQGIVWYWQLPSSLYAPLGIVVLLVTGVRLLRRSRRAADDEMDRMLRLAELERDASLMEQA from the coding sequence GTGGCGTTGATCTCCCTGGTGGTCTTCGCGGTCCTGCGGCACTTCCAGCAGGTCTCGATGGTCGACATGCTGGTCTACCGGGCCGAGGGTGCGGCCGTGGTGACCGGCGGCGACCTGTACGCCATGCGGCTCCCCGGCTGGGACCTGCCCGCCACCTACCCGCCGTTCGCCGCGATGCTCTTCGTCCCCAGCACCTGGTTCGAGATCAGCACGCTGCGGATGCTGGTGATGCTCGTCAACATCGCGCTGCTCGCCCTGCTGGCCCATCTCTCCTTCCGGCTGGCCGGCTGGCCGGAGCGGCGGCTGCGACCGGCCGCAGTCCTGCTGGTCACCGGTTTCGGGGTCTGGCTGGAGCCCGTCTACACCACCCTCCAGTACGGGCAGGTCAACCTCGGCATCGCCTGCCTGGTGCTGTGGGACCTCACCCGCCCGGACAGCAGCCGGGCCAAGGGCATGGGTATCGGCCTGGCCGCCGCCATCAAGATCACACCGGGCCTGTTCGCGGTGTACCTGCTGCTCACCGGCCGGATCAGAGCGGCCGTGGTCTCCGGCGCGGCCTTCCTCGCCGCCACCCTGATCGGCGCGCTGGCGCTGCCCGGGGCCTCCTACGACTTCTGGACCAGGTACCTCTGGGACTCCCGCCGGGTCGGTGTGGTCGAACTCGTCGACAACCAGTCGGTGCGCGGAGCGGTCGCCCGACTGCTCAGCACCAACAACCCGGGGGCGGCCGGACTGGCCGCCGGCGCGGTGGTGGGACTGCTCGGTCTCACGGTGGCGGTCGCGGCCGGACGCTCCGAGCGGGTGCTGCGCCGGGCCGAGGCCTGGGGCACCGTGTGCACCGCGCTGACCGCGCTGCTCATCTCGCCGATCAGCTGGACCCACCACTGGGTGTGGTGCGTGCCGCTGCTGGTCCTGCTCGCCGCGGAGGCCCAGGACCGGCCCCGGCGGCTGCTCCTCGGGCTGTCGCTGGCCGTGTTCCTCTCGTACGCCATGTGGCTGGTGCCGCACAGCTGGGGCCAGGGCATCGTCTGGTACTGGCAGCTGCCCTCCTCCCTGTACGCGCCGCTGGGGATCGTCGTCCTGCTGGTGACGGGCGTCCGTCTGCTCCGCCGCTCGCGCCGGGCCGCCGACGACGAGATGGACCGGATGCTCCGGCTCGCCGAGCTGGAGCGCGACGCCTCCCTGATGGAACAGGCCTGA
- a CDS encoding DUF2079 domain-containing protein, protein MTTPTAAGPALAGAPADVRGRTAAALGTRARTLLLSALCFAVACAIGLQGWYSVSLGGFDLGIFDQGVRGYAHFGLPLSSLKSYHHEFPPGFSLLGDHFSPVLALLAPLYWIRDDPRSLIVGQALLFAAGVPLIRRITARCFAEADPRTARRAADLAGLAHALGWPLLVAARVGFHEVAFAVPLTLLMLERGMARRYTAAVLAALLLSCTKEDLGLMVGAYGLVLLLRSRRSGDRAGRLTGAALLVGGPLVSAVAITWLIPAMGGVPGYYWNYQSLGPDAGGALHRLLGDPLLLVGAAFDQPLKPLLLLWLFGTLFLLPLRSATVLCAVPLLAERILSTNPNHWSIARHYDAFLWPVLLTAVIEVVGRHSAAGRTDRGARRTRALGLAAAGVTLAAALPLGLASLAVPAHWQPRVSEAALVRAAALIPDGASVEADNQIAPRLTARTDVVLVDGTPRGREYVLTRADKRSFPFATDREQAERIQLLLANGYRQIWAEDGVVLLHRESTRPVPGEHVPGPDSTPTQDTVPSDVGHNLFRG, encoded by the coding sequence GTGACGACTCCCACCGCTGCCGGGCCCGCCCTCGCCGGAGCCCCCGCCGACGTCCGCGGACGCACGGCGGCGGCGCTCGGCACCCGGGCGCGGACGCTGCTGCTGAGCGCGCTGTGCTTCGCCGTCGCCTGCGCCATCGGCCTGCAGGGCTGGTACTCGGTCTCGCTGGGCGGCTTCGACCTCGGCATCTTCGACCAGGGCGTGCGCGGGTACGCGCACTTCGGGCTGCCGCTCTCTTCGCTGAAGAGCTATCACCACGAGTTCCCGCCCGGCTTCTCGCTGCTCGGCGACCACTTCTCGCCCGTGCTGGCCCTGCTCGCCCCGCTGTACTGGATCCGGGACGACCCCCGGTCGCTGATCGTCGGCCAGGCGCTGCTGTTCGCGGCCGGTGTCCCGCTGATCCGGCGGATCACCGCGCGCTGCTTCGCCGAGGCCGACCCGCGGACCGCCCGGCGCGCCGCCGACCTCGCCGGCCTGGCCCACGCCCTCGGCTGGCCGCTGCTGGTCGCCGCCAGGGTGGGCTTCCACGAGGTCGCCTTCGCGGTGCCGCTCACCCTGCTGATGCTGGAACGCGGCATGGCCCGCAGGTACACCGCCGCGGTGCTCGCCGCGCTCCTCCTCAGCTGCACCAAGGAGGACCTCGGGCTGATGGTGGGCGCGTACGGGCTGGTCCTGCTGCTGCGCTCCCGGCGGTCCGGGGACCGCGCCGGCCGTCTGACCGGCGCCGCACTGCTGGTCGGCGGGCCGCTCGTCTCGGCGGTGGCCATCACCTGGCTGATCCCGGCGATGGGCGGCGTGCCCGGCTACTACTGGAACTACCAGTCGCTCGGTCCGGACGCCGGCGGCGCCCTGCACCGTCTGCTCGGGGACCCGCTGCTGCTGGTCGGCGCCGCCTTCGACCAGCCGCTCAAGCCGCTGCTGCTGCTCTGGCTGTTCGGCACCCTGTTCCTGCTGCCGCTGCGGTCGGCCACCGTGCTGTGCGCGGTGCCGCTGCTGGCCGAGCGGATCCTGTCGACCAACCCCAACCACTGGTCGATCGCCCGCCACTACGACGCCTTCCTGTGGCCGGTCCTGCTGACCGCCGTGATCGAGGTCGTCGGGCGGCACAGCGCGGCCGGCCGCACCGACCGCGGGGCCCGGCGGACCCGCGCCCTGGGTCTCGCCGCCGCCGGCGTCACCCTGGCGGCCGCCCTCCCGCTCGGCCTGGCCTCGCTGGCGGTACCGGCCCACTGGCAGCCCAGGGTGAGCGAGGCGGCGCTGGTCCGGGCGGCCGCGCTGATTCCGGACGGCGCCTCGGTCGAGGCGGACAACCAGATCGCGCCCCGGCTGACGGCCAGAACCGACGTCGTCCTGGTGGACGGGACCCCGCGCGGCCGCGAGTACGTGCTCACCCGGGCGGACAAGCGGTCCTTCCCGTTCGCCACCGACCGGGAGCAGGCCGAGCGGATCCAGCTGCTGCTGGCCAACGGGTACCGGCAGATCTGGGCCGAGGACGGCGTCGTCCTGCTCCACCGTGAGAGCACCCGGCCCGTCCCCGGGGAGCACGTGCCCGGACCGGACAGCACGCCGACGCAGGACACGGTCCCGTCCGACGTGGGCCACAACCTGTTCCGCGGCTGA
- the nucS gene encoding endonuclease NucS → MRLVIAKCTVDYAGRLAAHLPSAVRLLILKADGSVSIHADDRAYKPLNWMSPPCSLKETDGIWTVMNKAGEKLIITLEEVLHDSSHELGVDPGLIKDGVEAHLQELLADRMEVLGSGWSLIRREYPTAIGPVDILCRDSDGATVAVEIKRRGEIDGVEQLTRYLELLNRDPLLAPVKGVFAAQEIKPQARVLATDRGIGCVVLDYNELRGIDDDKLKLF, encoded by the coding sequence ATGCGTCTCGTCATCGCCAAGTGCACCGTGGACTACGCGGGCCGGCTCGCTGCTCATCTGCCCTCCGCCGTGCGTCTGTTGATCCTCAAGGCCGACGGGAGCGTCAGCATCCACGCCGACGACCGCGCCTACAAGCCGCTCAACTGGATGTCACCGCCGTGCTCCCTCAAGGAGACCGACGGCATCTGGACGGTCATGAACAAGGCCGGCGAGAAGCTGATCATCACGCTGGAGGAGGTGCTCCACGACTCCTCGCACGAGCTCGGGGTGGATCCCGGACTCATCAAGGACGGCGTCGAGGCGCACCTGCAGGAGCTGCTGGCCGACCGGATGGAGGTGCTCGGCAGCGGCTGGTCCCTGATCCGCCGCGAGTACCCGACCGCGATCGGCCCCGTCGACATCCTCTGCCGCGACTCCGACGGCGCCACGGTCGCCGTGGAGATCAAGCGGCGCGGCGAGATCGACGGTGTCGAGCAGCTCACCCGCTACCTGGAACTCCTCAACCGCGACCCGCTGCTCGCCCCGGTCAAGGGCGTCTTCGCCGCGCAGGAGATCAAGCCCCAGGCCCGCGTGCTGGCCACCGACCGGGGCATCGGCTGCGTGGTGCTGGACTACAACGAGCTGCGCGGCATCGACGACGACAAGCTGAAGCTGTTCTGA